The following is a genomic window from Lagenorhynchus albirostris chromosome 2, mLagAlb1.1, whole genome shotgun sequence.
GAGCGGAAGGGAAGAGGGCTGAAGACAGACCTCAGGCACAAGCTTCTTTAGGGGCCAAGAGACAAAGACTCAGCACAGAACAGGAAGAGGGTAGAACCAAGAACCAAGAGAGCACAGAGCTGCCCAAACCGAAGAAAGCAGGTGTCTCTAAATAAGGAGGGACAGTGGGCAGAAGACTGAGAAAGGCTCCCTAGAGTTGACGACCTGGAGTTCATTATGTGAGCTAATGACGTGCCAGGTCCAGGGCCAAGAGCGTTCCCGGCCTTTCCCTTCCCAGCCACCCTGTAAGCGGGCGCTGCTATTAAGCGCTGCACTAGGGGAGGCTTAGATCTGTTAAGGTCGCACAACTAGCAAGTGGAAGGGCAGGGTCTCTAAGCCAGCTGGGCTTACCTAAACCTGTTACTCTCACACACCTGGTCTTGTGCTTCAATGACCGCAGTGtccgggagagagagagagagagagacgggaaCAGGAACTCACAGTTATTCCATGCTCACTGTGGGTCTATACGAGACCACGGGCggcaaaaggagagagaggggacaacagctggaggggagagagggtggcTATCTCAGGGTGAGGAGATGGCGCAGGGGGACACTGTGACTCTGGGTCCTATGCTAGAAcgtggaaatagtttcagaaaacagaaacctTCATTAAAATGAGCTGTTTTAAACCAGGATTTTACCATTGTAACAGAATGTAGTGACTCTCTATTTCCCTTCTTAATACACATGAAAAGtgctattttctatatttaatatatgtgtaaAAGTATTCATGCATTAGAATTGTACATACTTTTTTGGGTCCcttgtttttttctgatgagaataTGATATTTCCTTTCGAAATGATAGTGGCATTAAACTCTGGATCatgggaaacaaaaggaaaataggcCATGAGAACATATGAGCTAGCAAAGGGAATACACACCAATGGTAGGAGTGAATTCTCTCAACTGTAGGGCAAAGATTTTTGTGAGGGGAAGAAAATTCAGTTTGCCTTTCTGAGGGAAAAGAACATTTCTGCAGTGGCCTTTGTGGAACACACAGGCCTTCCCCTGGGAGCACAGGGAGGGCTTCTACCAGGGAGGCTGTCACATTTGTACGCCTCTGCGAGAAATACATTGCAGAGCCTGAGCTGGCTGCTCATCTGGGCGCGTTTTTAGTCTAGTCATTGCCCCTTCaaagcagctgtaaacctcatgCATCCCTGATTGTCAAGATAGGGAAGGAGGATTTCTTCTGTATCCCAAGAAGCATGCAGGGGAGGGCAGGCCAAACCTGTGCAAAAAGGCTTTAAAAGCAGGGGAACCGCCAGGAGCAGAAAAGGTTGTTGATCAACCCTCGGCTTCAGTCTGTGAAGAAGCAATTTGATAAACTTGGAGCAGTTGTGTGCTGTTGGACATTCAGCAGAGGTTTTAATGCAGgggattttattaatttatttatttttattttttgctgcattgggtcctctttgctgcgcacaggctttctccagttgtggtgagcaggggccactgttccttgcggtgcacaggcctctaattgcggtggcttctcctgaaGCATGGGCTTCAGTTATTGTGGTACGCGTGCTCAGTACGCGTGCCACCTGcggtggcaggtgggctctggagcgcaggctcagcagttgtggcgcatgggcctagctgctccgcagcacgtgggatcctcccggaccagggctcgaacccatgtctcctgcattggcaggaggattcccaaccactgcgccaccagagaagccctaatgCAGGGGATTTTAAATGAGTTCTCCGTGTCACAAATATTGGGGAAGTTTGAAAAGAGGTGAGATCATTAACGCTATGTCCACCTAGTGACAAAACAATgagtgaaaatgagaaaaatcgaATCCACCCATTGTTTGGATGACCTAATGCTCAGCCTCAGGTCTGGAACTGCCCTGCCCCTCCACCAcaaccccaccccaggccaggaTGTCTCTGTGAAATGCCCAAGGCTGAATTCCACAAGATCCCATGAGTTCCATGACAACCCCTCCATTCTAATGGCACTAGGGTCTTATTGAGGGTCCTCAACGGGCAGATTCAAACATCCAATTCAGACCTGACCTTGAGAAGCAGGTTTTCTGTTTGTATTAACCACCGGCCATTGACATTGCAGAATAGCATTACAAGAGTAGGACTGAACCAGAGCTTCCCCCTCTGACCTGACTGCCCGCAGTTGGCTAGCATCAGGTAGACAGTCTAAAGCAAACCGAAGGACCAGCTTTCTCCTAGCCCTCGCATAAATGCACCTCTTCGGAGGGCTACATGCTGGGAACCGGGATGGCTTGAGACCACAACAGCTTGCTTGTGCAGGTCTGACCTGCAGTCCTGGGCAGTCGTGAGCAGTGAGTGTACAAGCCTTCCTCTCTGGAATCTTCTAGTCTGACACTGCTTTTCATCAGAGGGCTGGTCTAGTCCCCTCAGCTTGTATCTTTGGCAGGGAACAGAGGCAGCCCCAGGTCTGGGTCAAGACTTTGAAGGCATCTCACATCCAGAAAGGGTCTGGGGTCGTCACTTGCCTTGAGGTACCCCCATGCCAGCTGTTCTGCTCAGGGGCCAGTGGGGTCTGTCCCCAAACTTTGCTGCCATTTCCAAATGAGGCCATGCCAGACTCTCGGGGAAAGCTCCCAGTGCCTGCGCCACCACCAATACCAGGTGTTACAGGGGACTTTTCAGAGGGCCCCAGGCACTTACATTGTTTGTTGAGCTCTTAATTTGAACTATATGAAACTGCCATTTTTTGTCCAGACATGGACAAAAATGTCATCTGTTCATCCTCATAATAGAAATTGTGAGAAAAGTGTAGAGTATGTGGTTGAAAGAGCACAATTATGACAGCCAGACccgggttcaaatctcagttctgtCACAGTATATTCAATATATGCGAATTCCTGCTGTGTGCCTAGTACTGTTCTAGGACCTGGACACGTGATGGTAATGAAGACAGACGGACCTCACTCTTCATGGCACATTCTAATGGAAGCTTATCTTTGGGGGCTACTTCCTAGCTATATGATGTTGGGCCAGTCACCTGGCCTGTCTGAACTTCACCTAAGtattgtgaaggttaaatgagataatgcctgtTAGGCCAGAAATGCACTGATGGCCTTCAATAAGTGATAGTTTCTGTTATTTTACTGCGGCTCACATAGGActcctaataaatatttattggatgaaaGAGCCTCGGAATGCATTGTGGGAATCTTCAAGCCCACCCCTAAGAGCCCAAACTGGACACCCCTGCAGGAGAACGGTGCACCTGGGGCAGGGGCCACTTAAAGGGAAACCCACGGATCCCAGAGTTCACCACTCCCGCCCTCCCTGGGACCTGGAAGAGACCAGCTGTGGTCAGCCCAGATTAAATCAGGAAGGCAGTAGGCACAGGAGGAGTTTGGGGAGGTGCAACCtagttcatatttctttttttttttaatttttaaaaaaatttatttatattttatttttggctgtgttgggtctttgttgctgtgtgcgagctttctctagttgcggcgagcgggggctgctcttcgttgcggtgcgcgggctactcagtgcggtggtttctcttgttgcggagcatgggctttaggcgcgcaggcttcagtagttgtggtacgtgggctcagtagttgcggctcgcgggctctagagcgcaggctcattagttgtggcgcacaggcttagttgctccgtggcatgtgggatcttcccggaccagggctcaaacccgtgtcccctgcattggcaggcggattcttaaccactgcgccaccagggaagtccctagttcaTATTTCTTAATGGATGTGCGATCGTTtaatctgaagaaaataattgtcaaatttattgattGAGGCAAAGCAGAGGTTGAGACCTCAAAAGAGACCTGGAAATCACCTGTAGGAACTGCCGGTTTTAGAAATCAAACACAGAGTTGGCTCTGTTTAGTAAGAGAACGTGCAGAATGACCAGTCCTTCCCCTGACAGTCTACCCCACTGAGGCACTGGCATGAATGTAGACATGGAGTTAACAGATTCCTTTTGCAGCCCAAGGGCCTATTTTCCAGGCTCTGTGTGCAAAGAGCCCGTAGGGATATTTCACAGGTCACCCTGCCTACCATTTAAAGCTGCATAAATCATGCCGGACAAGGTATGAGTAAGCGCACAGCTGCTATCTACAGTACAGCTTCTGATGGTACCTTCACTGTCATCATAGTCCTGAGCTCTGTCCAGTTCTCTGGGTCCGCTCATCTTGGGTGATGCACAGGGAGTTGAGACCAACAATTGCACTAActtcttttccttcacttttctGGTGGGAGCTGAGGAGGAACGTGGAGAGCAGTTAAGTTGCTCTGTTTGTGTATGTGATCTCACTGGattcaaaatatttcacagttCAGGTCCTTATTCTTGTTTCTTACATTATTGGCTAATTATGGCTTTTACAATAAGGTAGACCCCACAACTACTTAACTCACTCCTTTCCTTCCACCATCACTTAAGGTGGGGCCTCTGTGGATTGGCCACGGAGTCAGGCATTGGGTACATTGGGGAACAAGACAGACGAAGTTGTACATCCTATGTGCGGGAAATATGGACAGTAAGTACATAAACAGTTAACACAGTGCACATACTAGAAATGCATAAAGAGCCCAGGGTGATATAATCAAGAGTAGTTGGTGTTTCACTACTGTAAAAAAACAATCCTTCCTCTTTGGCACCAAATTTACTAATCTGTGAGTAAGAGctgggtttaaattttttttcctatttctattttaatgGTTTTTATTGCATAGGTTCCTTCCACTGTAAATAATTCTCAATCTTTGGAGGTAGCTTATAGGTAATCATTGAGTAGTCTCTAATACTTGCTGCATACATACATAGTATTGGGCCAGGTGAAAATCCAACCTTGTCAAGTTCGTTCTGTAATTCATCGTCACTCAGACACTCCACATCCACCATGGTGATAAAAGTTTGGTCTCTTTTCTGACAGTGGAATCCTTGAAATAGCAAAACATTAAGTTCCTTAAGACAGACTTACAAATGAGAACTAAAACTTGACCGGTCCACAGAAGTGTTTACGACCCCAGCTCCCCAATCTTGGAGGCACACAAGCAGTAAAGCAAAAATCAccattttctgccatttttctgTCATAAATCTCTTCTGGATTTAGTGGCCTCAATGAAAATCTTTGGATGGGTGTCACTTTCCCCAGCGTCTTTGGGGTTCAATTATTTCTAACTTTTCTACTCAACTAATGGAAGAAAAATCTTCGgcacaaaatgaacaaatatttccaTTACTGCTTAGGAACTCTAAGTTAAGACCCAAGCTCTGGGAAGAAGTTAATTAAACATGAAAGAGCTGAAAGAGATTTTTCAGTGagttaaataaaagttatttatccCTGCCCTCCTTTTGATGAGAGCACAGAGAGTACAGAGCATTCAGTTATTGCAAACAGTAGTCTTTTCACACTTGTAATTTAACTCTGAACATAATGAGATGGTAGTTTTTAATTAACCACCAGCAGACTTTGTAATTGCTGAATTGGCATTTGAAAAAAGTCAGCTCTTCATTCTCTGGTACACAAATTGATTTATATAGATTTAGGCAAGTCTTGATATGGCTTTCCAAATCTGCACAGCCTCAAGTTCAATCAGTTTTATTCCGTTGATCCCTTTATCCCCTAAAAGTGATCCCTCCACCTACTCAACAAGATCCTAAAAAGACAGACGCATTTGTCCAAACTTTTAACAAACCTTTTAATTCAGGAGTTTATTTATCGTACCTCATTTCTATTACGTTTCCAGTCTTTTAATCTTGCAGTGAAAATGACTGCAAGACAACTACTCAGCATAGGAGGATCTGGACCAATTTTAAGTGCTGACTTTGCCTTTATTGGTGGTCAGTCAACGTCCAATTAGGAAGAGCATTGTATACAAGCTGGAAAAAGCTGCGAATTGTCGTGTGTAACAGGGTTGTTCAAGAACACCTAGCTTACCAGTTCTCCACCTTAAAGCTATACTTTGACCAGAGTCAcatcctggcacacagtaggttcttagTAAATGTAAGTTTCCTTCTTTCCTAGGTGTTTGGGAAGCTGAACTGACACTTTCAGGCCACTAGTAAACAACCTAATGTTATGAAGGAAAGGACAATGCAcctcagacttttttttaactggaagcTAGCTTAGGCAGATCCTATGACACTTGTTCCCAAGAACAGCTGTCTGTTGTTTCACCACCTTCCCAAAAATAACCTCCAAAAGAGCCCTCATCAGTTTCAAGTGACACTAGACGATTGCTTAAAGGGAACACACatatggaagaaaaatatttaaatggaatcCAACTGAATGATTAATCCACTTACCCATTTACATGGTTGTCTAAAGTCTACGCAGTTGGGTTGGTTACTAAAACTGTGTGAGTTTCACCCAAGGGTTTCCACTAGCAACCAATCCCTTTTTGCCTGTTAGGTATTATGGTAATCATAATACTGACAGTGTGACATCAGAAGCCCCATGGCAACAGACTGATGTGAAAGTCAGATGATTAATTTAACCTGACTTCAAACAGAAGGAGGCACTGGTCGACTTCACAGGCAGACTGCCATGGTAAAATGtcaagagacacagagaagttatcACTATGCACAGGGAGTAAGAAGGAGCTGCTACCAGACCAAATGGTGCCAAGAAACTGGGAAGATAAAGGAGAAATCAAACAGACTCAAGTGACTAGGCATTATCAAAAGATTTACAGTAGTAGTTGGGTAATTTGGCCGTATTACTCTAGCGGACAAAAGAAAGTGGCAGAAACCCGTATTAACTTGTTAAGGAACTGCCATGTAGGAATAAGAATCAGTATGGACTATAGATAAATAATATGTCGCAGAAGTTTGATGGCTTTGGCCTTTTCAAAGCACTCTCATATCTTCTCATTTCATCCTCTGCACACTCCTGTAAGACCTCCAGCACAGATATTATTATCCATATTGCAGAGGCTAGTTTCTGTTattgttgctttattttgtttaaggAAAATCCCCCAGACAATTAGCTTGGGTATTTCAAAAAAGACTGCTaagactttaaaaacaattatgcAAGACAATATAACTTTGTGAAAACACAATGCTTTCATTAAATACCAGAGATAGGAGGAAATCACTGAAAGAGGTTAAGGGGACAGTGGAGCCAGGCTGGCTAGAggcaaatcccagctctgtctcttACCGGCTGGGTGACATTGGGTGGGGTAAGTTACTAACCTCACTGTGtctccttttcttcatctgtaatggGGATGAAAACTGTACCTATCTCACAGGGCTGTTATAATACAcataaagtgcttggcacatagtaagtaccaTATAGATGTTTTCCGTTGTTCTAATTTTTCATGAGCCCTACCCTCAGAAAAATTCTACACCCAGTCTCTTTCTTAGGAGGCTCCATCCCACTTACACTTGCCCATGGGAGTCTATCATTTCAACACTTTCCAGATACTGGGAAAGGACTGACCATCTTTGCATGCATAGTCAGGGAGGCTCATTGGGTGATCCCAGGCTGTGGTTCCAAGGGCTACGGCTCTAGAGTTTCTGAATAGAGCATCAGTTTCCAAACAAACATGCAACTCGAACATTTGCCAACATCTGAACACTGGATTTACCAAACAAAGACTTTGAAAATTGACACATTTGTTTCAATCAAAGCAAACAAATGATAGGCTTGGGTTATTAGGATGCACAAGCGTTTTATCCACATTTCCCAGAACTGCTTTCAACAAAAAAGCAGCCAGCAGGTGGGACTGCTTCCATTTAAACAGACTATTGGGATGAAACtggcatttctaaaatattttcttggtcaGGCCTGTGGGGTTTAAAACCAAGCTAGGTTGACAATGGATTCAATCAGATGATCTGATTGAGTGGAGCCCCCTATTATTTGCAAACCATTCTATCTGAAGTTATTCTCTTGAGGATCCCACTGGCATATCCATGATTCTATTCTCAGTGTTACTCTGTTTAAGAATTCCTGTACTCTGCAGTATCCTGAAATACTTGGTTTTGATGTTTATAGCACCCGTTTCCCTTGGTTTTATCTGTGAAGTCCTGGTCAttagcttgttttttgttttatcctCTCCAGGGCTGCAAAGATGTTTTATTCCATTTCTCCAGGGAAACAAGTTTTAATTGCCAATTGACTAGGTATTCAACATGATAAGGTATCTAAACCCTGAGAGCTTCCTCCTTTCATTAAAATGTAGATCcaatttcttttcccttaatgCCACATGCTGTTATTAAACTGAAATAACGGAAATAGTAAAAGCCAGATGTCACTTCAGTCTCAGGTTTGACATGGGGCACAATTTCCTCTCCTCAAGTTTAATCTGCTGTTATTTACTAACCCCATCCTTTGGAAGAATgaacaatttaaatgtaaatgcaatTTACATAGGGGAGCAGATAGTAGATTTGCAGTTTCAATTGCCAATAACCATTTGCAAAGGGGGAAATTAACTAAAGCAAAGACCAGCAGCTGTCAGGCTGAAGTCTGCATCGCTTGCAGAGTCTCCTGCAACTTTCCTCCCGAATCCACCAGGACCTCTGAACCTCAGCTGGGCAGGTACAAGGAAATGGAGAACTGAGGCATTTCCCCAGATATTTCAAGCTGGACTTACTATTGACtgggggagaaagaaggaagtttGAGTTTCAGTGAGCTAATCCAGTTGGCATCATGGTTGAAACCATCAACTGACcaatttatttcaacaaatatttattgatcatctcCTATGGGACAGACTTTATGCTTGGCCTAAATtaggggagaaagaagagaatacaAAGATACAAAAGCTACAGTCCTTTTAAGGAGCTCATTtccttaaagagaaaagaaagcaaataactACAAGAAAATAAGCTGTAGTGCTCCAGGAACCCAGAATTGGAAGGTTCTAAGGGTTGAAAGTTTCATTTGGGCTTAGACTTCTAGAATGAACAGTAGTTTGCCCTGTAACAAGGGGGCTGGGGACAGTCATTCTAGGATGTGGTGAGCGAGAGGGAAATCAACCAGGTGGACAGGTCTGGCCACTTTATGAAGAGTTCTGTGGGCCAGGCTAAGGACTTAATCACCTCTAGGCACATTTGGACGTTTGTAAGTGGCACATGGCATGACCAAATTTATGTCTGACACTAGGTAGAGGACGATGTGTTTATgtgtttgatacaatttcagtttgaTTCTGAGGGGAGAATGAGTTGGTAGGGCAGAGTCTGGAGGCTACTTGGGGGAGTTATTGCAATAGTCCAGAAAAGAGTTGACTCCGACCTGGACCAGGCCAGTCTGTGGGAGGACAAGAGAGGAAGACACATGATTCGTGAATGATTTAGGAGCCGGAACAGCCCAGACAGGATGTCTGATTGGAGGTTTCCTCTTTGTCTCACTTGCACAGGCACCACCTCCGTCTAAATCTTTTGTCTCAGCCATGAGCCCGCTTCAAGGAACTATCTGGAGTTTAGTCGACACAGCACTGACACTTAAAAAACTATTCTGTGCTCATTTAGTCAGCCCTTGATTCTCCACACTCCTTTAAGGCAGCAGCAATGCAGATAAGCCGTAGCTCTCTTCTCTTTGGCTTTGGAATTAATTACACTTTTAAGAGCAAATTTGCCTTCCTAATTAATCTTTCTTAGgctaatattaaaattaactaaTATTCTCAGAGCCCGTGACAGTCGGGCGGGGGaagaggggagcaggggaggggaggggagtgtggCTCAGCTCAGTCTCAGGCTGAGCAGCAGGAGAAAGCTACGCCACACTGAGATCCCACGTGGATCTTCCACGGGGGCCACAAGCTGGGCCTGGCTCATTGAGAGGTGGCTGTGTAGCTAGAGAGTCAGATCCCTTGGGAGTTCAgtgactgagcacctactacacacCCGGCACCCTGCTAAGACTGAAGATGAGCAGTTGGATAAAGCGGAGTGTCTGCTTTCAAGGAGCCGCCTGTTTAATGGGGACAACAGAGGAGCGAACGGATTGTTTAATCAAATGCAGTGAGGGCTCTGGCAGAAGCATCCTCTCAAGAGAATAAGGCATGAACAaggttaatggaaaaaaaaaaccaaatttgtgtgaaacaaagagaagaaagtcGCTTAATTGCCATTTTATAAACACAACAGCAAATATGCTTTCAATAAGATTGAGTGCACACCGTTTCTTCTTTCAGCACCCAAATTAGTAAATGCTGCTTATGTGAAGTACAATAAGACATGATCTTCCCTAGTGGTTTTCAAGCTATGATACTCCAGCCCCAAGATTTCCTCTAACCTGccatggaggggtggggggcacaggacagccccactcCAGGGCAGCCAGAACTACTCCACCCGTGCCAGCTTTACATATTGGGCTCCTACGAGGATTGCCTTTAAAGGCAGAATTTCACTGCTACTCAAAGTTAGGAAGCTACCCATCTACCCTGTTCTCTGTGCTGCTTCTTAAAACCAAAATGGATCTATCTTCTAGTCCTGTTATGAAGACAAACCAGCCCTTAGATGCTGACAAATTATTATCTTGAGGGCTCCCTTTCTGGTATCCTATAGGTCCTGTACAGGGAGATTTATTGTGCATAACCCAAGTGCAGGAAACTTTGGATAATCTGTGGACAATAGAAAGACATCtaaaatgtggtttttgttctcaAAGGGATTACGTTCTaaatggagaaacaaacaaaaaacacgtAAGATAAAAGGTAAGAAGTCAAAGTTCATAATCAGATACCAACACAGTACCCATAAACGCTGTAGAAGttcagaagcagagaaaaaaaatcacccctGGTTAGGGGTGGGAGGTGTTCCAggagagcttcctggaggaggtggaacTCGGAGTGGGACATATCGAACAAGTAAAGTCTGGATACGCAGAAGTAGGAGGATGGGCATTACAGGCAAGGACAGACACATCATGAACAAAGACCTGGAGTAGTGATGGGGATGAGAGCAGTCTAGCTTCAGCAAAGGATTCGCTTTACATAAGTGGATGGACACGCTTGGCCCAGATGAGGCCTAGGATTTCCTACGAGGGTGTAGGGCCTCAGGTCCCTTATGCCTCCAGGATCCTCCCATTCTGGGGCCCTCTGATGCCAATGATGGGTTACCCCTAGAAGCCTCTGACAGGGTGCTCAGTGATGACAGCAGGGCCATCAGAAAGACTAATCTGACAGTGCAGGGCAAGATGCACTGCAGGGGAAGAGAGGCCAGTGGGGAGCGAGACGCGGGGGTCCTTCACCCTAGTCTCCCCATGGAATGATAATAAGCAGTAGTAGAAGGAATTCAGGGAGGCTGTGGACTGCCAGAGTCTCAACGAGGAGCTCAGGACCCTCCAGAGGACCTCAGAGGCAAATGCAGAGTGGTTCAGTGCAGACTCTGGGGCCAGACTGCCTCTGTTCCTATCCTGGACCTGCCACTTACTATAAGCTCTGTTACCCTGGGCCTTGGCtttcacatctgtgaaatggaaatataataatAGTGTACTCTTCATAGAATGACTGAGGACTGAGTTAATGCACCTCAAGTGCTTAATACACTATTTTCAGTAGTGCCCATAGTAAGGCCTCAAAAGTGCGGGCTGTGAGTAAAACCCCATTATGCTGCCATGGCACCAGTGTCCTATCCCAGGGTTCTCGGTagggaggggacacaggtgtGATAGGGCATCTCTCAACCTTATTTAGTATCATAGCCTACCTTTCCCTGTGAACTAGGGGAAGTTGAAAGTATATAGCTTGTCCTCCTATAAAGACCAGTCAGGGATCTGCTTTTCCTCTAAGGacatttgagagagagagaacgcaCTGGAGGGAATGGGCTCACACCGCAGGAGGAGAACAACCCACAAAAGAAGAGtcaaatttaataaaagatgACAAGCCAAGATGGAGAGGGCATGGTGGGACATCCATTTCTGCCCTTAAAACCCAGGAGAAGTGAATTCCCACGGCTTAAAGGAGAGTCTGTACCAGCAAGGGTTTGAAGACAGGCACAGAAAGATCACCAAGGAgaagcagaagaagaaagaacaagcaGGAGCATAAAATGGAGCCAAGAACGAGGCTAAGAGAGACGGAGACTCCAATGGCCTAAATGTACATTTACTGTCCTTGCAGGAGGAGCTCCAAGCTGACCCAGCTTTCCAGCAGCCACATGCACACAAATCTACAATTCTATactcataaaatgaaaacaaaactactGTTCCGGAGAATTCTAACTGTTCCTGGTGCTAAGAAGTGTGgatggggacttccttggcggtccagtggttatgactccacgcttccactgcagggggcgtgggttcgatccctggtcggggaacaaggatcccacatgccgtggggcatggccaaaaaaaaaaagtgtggatgTTTCACGGGGATCCTCTCAGTGTGCAAAGCAATGGGGTGACCGGCAAAGGGTGAGGGTGGAAGACTCAGGGGCTGGTGAGTGAAGGGCACGAGAAGAAGGACCTCCAAGGCTTTACCCTGAGGACAGTggaagccactgaaggttttATGATGTGTTTTTGCTTCCACAGTTTTcaaattcaatttatttcaaaCGGTTTCcagcagaaataaattacaagCAAGTAGAGCGAAAGTATAATGAAATCCACACATACCCTTCACTCTGCTTCAACAGTTGCCAACATTTTGCCTGTCACCGAAGGGCTTTGAGCCGGGGAGTGGCATGAGGACATCTGTTTGAGAAAGATGCCTCTAGATGCGATGGAGAGAATGACAGGAGTGGCGCAGGGACAGGGTACCATTAGGTTGTGgcaacccattcattcatttactcgttcattccttcaacaaatatttcctgagtccTACCACGTGCCTGGCATTGGTGCTGTGGATTTAAGGGTAAATAAAGCAGAAGGGGTTCCTGTCCTGCTAGAGCTTATGCCTCTTAAGGGGAAAGCACACAGACAAGCAAATGAAGTGAACAAGAGAATTTCAGAGTGTGATGATGAGACTGACATGGGACAGAGAAGGACTTGGGAGGGAGGGGTCTAATTTTTAGAatgggtggtcagggagggtcATCTGTA
Proteins encoded in this region:
- the LEMD1 gene encoding LEM domain-containing protein 1 — encoded protein: MGFHCQKRDQTFITMVDVECLSDDELQNELDKVGFSPGPILSPTRKVKEKKLVQLLVSTPCASPKMSGPRELDRAQDYDDSEEFNATIISKGNIIFSSEKNKGPKKRPKAPTSKPKSLEGFCLDSKRSEGRRCAARASNVRFKAWNNIRENACCIVNRSAGSRNIETFPAGLKLAVFGIFITVIFVYITVEGKPLFG